TACCATTATTCAAAAATGTTGACGGTTACCGCTTAGTAGGGGATCCGTATCGTGGGAGCCAACAAAGACAATGGGACAGGATTGCTCAGAGTATTGGTCTACCGCGAGACATCCCTCGAGAACAGTTCTACAGAGAAACGATCTCCCGACTCCAGAATCCACGTAAACCAGTGACGGTTTCTCCAGAGGACGCTCCCTGCAAGGAAGTCACACATCTGGAGGCAGATGTTGACCTACTTGAATTCCCATGGCCCTATATCCATGCTGGAGATGGCGGTCGATATTCGAACCTTCATACACTGATTGCGCCTGATCGAGACTCGGATTGGATCGATTGGTCATATCACCGAACAATGATTCATGATAATGAGACAGCAAGCGTACTCTTATTGGCCGGTGAACAGACGCCGAATCTCTTCTATTATAAGTATGAGCGGGAGGACGAACCAATGCCAGTTGCAATCGCTGTTGGCGCTGAACCCGCTGTTCAGTACACTTCCGTTATGTGGATCCCTACTGGACGGAGTGAGGTAGCCTTCGCTGGGGGTCTCAAAGAACGTCCAATCAAGCTCGTCTCGTGTGAAACTAATGATCTTTTTGTTCCCGCAAC
This genomic interval from Halalkalicoccus subterraneus contains the following:
- a CDS encoding UbiD family decarboxylase; this encodes MTINSLRSYLQELDEGGDLISIDDPISWNLEASALTMLANERDAKIPLFKNVDGYRLVGDPYRGSQQRQWDRIAQSIGLPRDIPREQFYRETISRLQNPRKPVTVSPEDAPCKEVTHLEADVDLLEFPWPYIHAGDGGRYSNLHTLIAPDRDSDWIDWSYHRTMIHDNETASVLLLAGEQTPNLFYYKYEREDEPMPVAIAVGAEPAVQYTSVMWIPTGRSEVAFAGGLKERPIKLVSCETNDLFVPATAELIIEGEIVPNARRDEGPFGDYFGYMHGPRRSMPTLRVTGITHRERPIIPFCVEGTGVGYSENSTSSMEVGCVGPDATLGLQAGGFEIDQCVPWQSTPRGVYVISTANTDPGYLHELANFIFTTWGMLHVDFFIFVDTDI